A segment of the Lycium ferocissimum isolate CSIRO_LF1 chromosome 10, AGI_CSIRO_Lferr_CH_V1, whole genome shotgun sequence genome:
TTACTCTATACACTTGTACATTGCGCATCTTGCGTTACAGTTTGTGTAGCTTGTCTTAGTCCAATTTATTTCCAAGTCATGCAAGGATTGACGGAAATGATTTGTCTTTGCTCTATTCATTGTACGTATAACTTGCCTCTTACATCCTTTGCTTGTTGCAGGCAAATGGCATGGCAGCATATGCAGTGACACTGATTACGTATATCAGTCTTTGGTGGTAGGGACTTCATCCATTTTTTGCATTTTGACTTGCtttttgaattttgagacttcTCAACTCTTTATAGTAATGTTTTGTTAAATGTTACTTGCCAGCTTCAGCTCGAGTCCGAGAcatgaatttcataaaaatgtTCTTTTGTGTTTAGGGATTCAACAATTTGTAGTATACACGTAATTTTTTCTCCTATATGCACAATATAATTTTCTGGCGAAAGGGATTCAGTTGAACTCAGTTCGGTAAATGTCACTCCGTCACTGGGAAGGATTATACACAGCTATTTAGCTACCCATCGCAACCTGGATTCTCTATAGGCGTAGGTGCTATTTTCACGTCTTCTGCTAGAGCAGTGTTGCATAGAAAAGGGATGCACTGCTCTTTTGCTACTCATTGAATCTAGTAAAGATATATTCTGGTTATGAGCTAAATATTTAGGTTTGATGAGTTAAAATCAATCTTTGTGCATATTATGGGGAGTATACTTATGTGCAACTTCATGAGTGGATTTCTGATTTAGTGTGTAGcttcttttgtttgtttgtcTTTCATATCACGAAGCTTGTTCTTTATAGTTGTATTTCTTTTGGTTTTAGGACGAttggttttgattttaatttgataCTGTCTGAGATGGGTTGAGTTTAAAATGGAGCAACATGGTCAGCGAAGATTCATATAGCACACCCCAGCTTGTTTGTAATTGaggtgtagttgttgttgttattgtactTGTTAGTGTCTGTATTTTTATTTGGAAGAATTGATTTGTGTTTGTTTAGGTGTACTTCTTGTACACGAGCGTATCTATGCCCACActattaataaaatttaatatttcataAACCAAAAAGGTTAATTTTGAATAAAgaattttggggaaaagaaGAATATTGTTTTGGCAACAAGGCAAAAATTTGGGCCAACAGGCTATCTCACAAAAGTAGAGAAgaggtggaaaaaaaaaaaaaaaaggtgctgCCACCATTTCACATGTTCTGTATGCCAAAATGGAAGTGATTGTTTGACTGTTCATTAGATCTATTAGCTATTGCTTGTGAGAATGGTGCTTATTACAGTCCCTTAACCTCATCAGTTTATGGTCTCTAGTTATTTTTTTCCCTGTGTCTTTCAGGTTTGGAATATTCAATCCTGCAATTGTTTATGACCATCTGGGCGAGATTTTATCTACACTTATTTTTGGGAGTTTAGTCTTCTGTGTTTTGTTGTATATTAAAGTAAGTATTTTAAGTACCCTCAGTATACCTCTTTATCTTTTTAATCTTTACTTTGTATAATACCTGTCTGACACCTTATGCTGACGTTTATAACTTATAAGGGTCATGTTGCACCATCTTCCACTGATTCTGGTTCATCAGGGAACATAATAGTTGACTTCTATTGggtaagtctttttttttttttttagaatttaacTGTGAACTTCATTACTTCATTTTGCATCGTTGTAGGAAAAATAaacatgatgattttatacCACAAATTAAGTCGAGGAAGTCAAATATCTAATACTTGCATCAACTCTGAAGTTTAAAGTGATGTCATAATTTATAACCTCTTGAACTCTTGCAGGGGATGGAGTTATATCCTCGTATTGGCAAAGACTTTGATATCAAAGTCTTCACAAACTGCAGATTCGGCATGATGTCTTGGGCAGTTCTTGCTGTCACTTATTGCATAAAGCAGGTAAATGATGTAACGAAGTCCTCGATAGTGAGAATTAAAAACATCCTAATATTGGTTCTACTGCTTCCAAAGTTGGTTAATTTTACTAGCCCTTTTATTGGTGTTCCTTTGCCAGTTGTTTAGTTTTTAGGTCATGCAAGTAAGAGAATAACAAAATTCATTTGCTTCTGTCAGTAGATGTTTTACAGGACTAGCAGGAGAAACACTTTTTCTTACACCATTTTGCAAAAGAAACAAAGGGGTattatttgaaataataatgTTTATTAAACATGACCCTACCACAGCTTAGGTCTCTTTACTTTGTACACGTTCTTTCCCCTTGATCCCTAAACATCTTTACCTTTGATAATAATTGAGCGTCAATAGAAAGACCtattcaatttatatgaacttcaatttgatgTTTGACAGTTGATAGCTTGTATAACATATTCTTACTTGGCAGCATGAAGAATATGGAAGTGTATCTGATTCCATGCTTGTAAATaccatattgatgttgatgtaTGTCACAAAATTTTTCTGGTGGGAAGCTGGCTACTGGAACACAATGGATATTGCACATGACAGAGGTTCGTGCGCTGTGTGTTTTCTTTATCTTTGTTGATATAGCAAGTACCTTAGCAGTGCTCTGATTGCAAATATTGACATTTCTGTTTCTCTATTTCCACGAATGCCTAAATATAATGTTCACTGGATCTCAATTTTGTTTTGGCAGCTGGCTTTTATATATGTTGGGGATGCTTGGTATGGGTTCCATGCATATATACCTCTCCTGGCATGTACCTTGTTAAACAGCCTGTGCATCTTGGGCTTCAGGTATTCTTACATCGAAGAAANNNNNNNNNNNNNNNNNNNNNNNNNNNNNNNNNNNNNNNNNNNNNNNNNNNNNNNNNNNNNNNNNNNNNNNNNNNNNNNNNNNNNNNNNNNNNNNNNNNNTAGTTGTGAATCAAAGACTAAAGATTAATTGATGTACTTTACAAAAATTACTAAACTCCCTTTAGTCCTTTTTATCGTTTACTTTACCTGAACGAATTTGGTCTAAAATCATCAgtagtttcttttaaaaatctAGAAGGTATTTTTACA
Coding sequences within it:
- the LOC132034631 gene encoding 7-dehydrocholesterol reductase-like, with amino-acid sequence MGDANLVHSPLITYGSMLSLLSFTPPFVILMWYTNVHADGSILKTFNHLRENGLQGLINIWPKPTAIAGKLIICYALFEAALQLLLPGKRVEGPISPTGHKPVYKANGMAAYAVTLITYISLWWFGIFNPAIVYDHLGEILSTLIFGSLVFCVLLYIKGHVAPSSTDSGSSGNIIVDFYWGMELYPRIGKDFDIKVFTNCRFGMMSWAVLAVTYCIKQHEEYGSVSDSMLVNTILMLMYVTKFFWWEAGYWNTMDIAHDRAGFYICWGCLVWVPCIYTSPGMYLVKQPVHLGLQVFLHRR